In one Pungitius pungitius chromosome 13, fPunPun2.1, whole genome shotgun sequence genomic region, the following are encoded:
- the usp54a gene encoding inactive ubiquitin carboxyl-terminal hydrolase 54a isoform X2: MSWKRNYFASGGVSGVGGTGAGGSKGGVGMQGMLTPRTMTSIAPSKGLSNEPGQNSCFLNSALQVLWHLDIFRRSFRQLTTHKCMEDSCIFCALKSIFAQFQYSSERVLPSDALRSALAKTFQDEQRFQLGIMDDAAECFENILMRIHFHIAEETKEDICTARHCIPHQKFAMTLFEQCVCSSCGASSDPLPFIQMVHYISTTSLCNQAVKMLETREKATPGMFGELLRNASMGDLRSCPSQCGQQLRMARVLLNSPEIITIGLVWDSEQSDLAEDVIHTLGTCLRLGDLFYRVTEEKARQSELYLVGMVCYYGKHYSTFFFQTKIRRWMYFDDAHVKEIGPKWKDVVSRCIKGHYQPLLLLYADPRGTPVSVQDLPPRFDLHHLNKACYDSEDSGREQSISSDTRTDSSTESYSSRQPSHSHHESLASHYSSDSQGTVVCTERPEGALHTSLCSLDTVGHLTDGEQHQSLRKGGGAGDRRRSSSRHRRSKLDNEAPSAGYHSEGETLKEQQVPRHLPKPSSSSSFSSSTSRLRDFKETMSNIIHSRPLSSSSSSSLPAAVLSSEIHSSANNHLYPATISPPCPPSSKPHDWEADSTSSESKSSCSGGAGPGRYRPAWRPRREALNIDSIFNRERRRQAGYSPLGASLLEDRGAPGGGGENSSFPAQEDASNVGPGSSWTLPTTSATRTGGGSVPGSGRGSERHADLPPPPPPPPRLIQRMESGYESSERNSSSPVSLELNVADRDCVVKKPSSSSSGPAWRNIRSKSSGALLQELSSSNRRGLATSVGRSELDDLQEEVQRRAREEEQHRRQEKEREAALGFNPRPSKYLDLDQLQIEGKGDSFERCVSEAELLLDQSVRLEQAGEVSAVLSAVNEAVSKLQLVAVKGGASNQSRLQRCMRRARSLQQRMQLQQQDSEGVRQQPQQQQEEEEGQQLQEQPSEKPLSLQILLTDRQSNQSAASQDHPAPPLSTCLVKPPHPKPSSVAHTGSPRDNSMTGGPCFVFGKPLTNTRSLPALCVDNLEEGPLGDLAPPPQSEEAEHPPQRTRTAPVCIPVKAPAPPPPRPYSQTSSPVGTNDGGHPMMAESPHSTRHPHCMPPAASPRVAPLPSSYPARNWSCLYLDPRDVVDSPVDPPISSPLYSTQLDSNSNDLPLSAVSWPAPPPSSPPPSQDHVAALPVERWAQNVNRYYGSQNATGGGGEDAPCEELSELESLYQASLLAPSMHRGSRGVSPQPANNKPGVRRMLSGSGRSKTPTAEIERSAYRTPVTTHQLARGEDESYSAANLRRIARSLSGTAMGSRPQSPSSSHSCEPPMSRPPLKHSTSSSSSSLLRRPSTSSLPVPSSSSTSFTTDHSSSYHHLPQHHQPRNHGPPAPAPPPQHPSLQTSRPPNPGPSSWGHSGAGPSLQQQFVVVSDRHPSLSGQSLHNVALSYSTLPRAPRRAPPPPSSSSTASLPRPRAVSAPAPPLPSPQSLYATLSRPRRSATGHYQQPSLPINLNGSARYPPPPPRGPVEAPAQPLRLDVPPETDWRREADYRTLGSSWDPRAASHHHLQHHHLQHHQPLQHHQPPHHHQPLQRIGSHQPPRPRRDPQLCSLCQQLPAEPPRPYCRSCGAYVARFRPVS; this comes from the exons ATGTCGTGGAAACGGAACTACTTTGCGTCCGGTGGTGTCAGCGGCGTCGGCGGAACCGGCGCTGGCGGCAGCAAAGGTGGCGTTGGGATGCAGGGGATGTTGACGCCTCGCACCATGACGTCCATCGCTCCCAGTAAAGGGCTGAGCAACGAGCCGGGACAGAACAGCTGCTTCCTGAACAGCGccctgcag GTCCTCTGGCACCTCGACATCTTCAGGCGCAGTTTCCGTCAGCTGACCACTCACAAGTGCATGGAGGATTCGTGCATCTTCTGCGCTCTGAAG AGTATCTTTGCTCAGTTCCAGTACAGCAGTGAGAGAGTTCTGCCCTCCGACGCTCTTCGCAGCGCGCTCGCCAAAACCTTCCAGGACGAGCAGCGGTTTCAGCTCGGCATCATGGACGACGCCGCCGAGTGCTTT GAAAACATCCTGATGAGGATTCACTTCCACATTGCAGAAGAGACCAAAGAAGACATCTGCACAGCCAGACACTGCATCCCACACCAGAAGTTTGCCATGACGCTGTTCGAACAG tgtgtgtgcagcagctgcGGGGCGTCCTCGGACCCTTTACCTTTCATTCAGATGGTCCACTACATCTCCACCACCTCTTTGTG taaCCAGGCAGTGAAGATGCTGGAGACGAGGGAGAAAGCGACTCCCGGCATGTTCGGGGAACTGCTGCGAAACGCCAGCATGGGAGACCTGCGCAGCTGCCCC agCCAGTGTGGCCAGCAGCTCAGGATGGCTCGCGTCCTCCTCAACAGTCCGGAGATCATCACCATCGGTCTGGTTTGGGACTCGGAGCAGTCGGACCTCGCAGAGGACGTCATTCACACCCTGGGGACCTGCCTGCGTCTCGGGGAT TTGTTTTACAGGGTGACTGAGGAGAAGGCTCGTCAGTCCGAGCTCTACCTGGTCGGCATGGTGTGTTACTACGGGAAACACTACTCCACCTTCTTTTTCCAGACAAAGATCCGACGATGGATGTACTTTGATGACGCACACGTCAAGGAG ATTGGTCCTAAGTGGAAGGACGTGGTTTCTCGCTGCATCAAGGGCCACTAccagcctctgctgctgctgtacgcCGACCCGCGGGGAACGCCGGTGTCGGTCCAGGACCTGCCCCCGCGCTTCGACCTCCATCACCTCAACAAGGCCTGTTACGACAGCGAGGACTCGG GCCGCGAGCAGTCGATCTCCAGCGACACTCGCACCGATTCGTCGACGGAGAGCTACTCGTCCCGACAGCCCTCCCACTCGCACCATGAGTCCCTGGCCAGTCACTACTCCTCTGACTCCCAGGGAACCGTCGTCTGCACCGAGCGCCCGGAAGGAGCCCTGCACACTTCGCTCTGCAGCCTGGATACCGTAG GCCACTTGACGGACGGTGAGCAGCACCAGTCTCTGAGGAAGGGAGGCGGGGCCGGGGATAGGAGGCGGAGCTCTAGCCGCCACCGGCGATCTAAACTCGACAACGAAGCCCCGTCGGCTGGTTACCACAGTGAGG gaGAGACTTTGAAGGAGCAACAGGTTCCTCGTCACCTCCCCaaaccttcctcctcctcctccttctcatcctcaACCAGTCGCCTCAGAGACTTCAAAGAGACCATGAGCAACATCATCCACAGCCgacccctctcctcctcgtcctcctcatctttACCGGCTGCCGTCCTCTCCTCTGAAATCCACTCCTCCGCCAACAACCACCTCTATCCTGCCACCATTTCACCTCCCTGCCCTCCCTCTAGTAAACCGCATGACTGGGAGGCCGACAGCACCAGCAGCGAGTCCAAGTCCAGCTGCTCGGGCGGAGCCGGTCCTGGGAGGTACCGGCCAGCATGGAGGCCCCGCAGGGAGGCGCTCAACATCGACAGCATCTTCAATCGCGAGAGGCGGAGGCAGGCGGGGTACAGCCCGCTCGGAGCGTCACTGCTCGAGGACCGCGGGGCtccgggaggagggggagaaaactCCTCCTTCCCGGCCCAGGAGGACGCGAGCAACGTCGGGCCGGGCTCCTCCTGGACTCTTCCCACCACCTCCGCCACCCGTACAGGAGGTGGCAGTGTGCCTGGAAGTGGCAGGGGCAGTGAACGACATGCAGACttgcctccgcctcctccccctcctcccaggCTGATTCAGAGGATGGAGAGCGGATATGAGAGCAGCGAGAGGAACAGCAGCAGCCCAGTCAGCCTGGAACTGAACGTGGCCGACAG GGACTGCGTTGTGAAGaagccttcttcctcttcctcaggacCTGCATGGAGGAACATCAGGTCAAAGAGCAGTGGAGCATTGCTGCAGGAACTCAGTTCCTCCAACAGGAGAGGCCTCG CGACATCCGTTGGCCGCAGCGAGCTGGacgacctgcaggaggaggtgcagaggagagcaagggaggaggagcagcatcgCCGGCAGGAGAAGGAAAGGGAGGCGGCGCTCGGCTTCAACCCCCGACCCAGCAAATACTTGGACCTGGACCAGCTACAGATcgaag gtaaAGGCGATAGCTTTGAGAGATGTGTGTCAGAGGCGGAGCTTCTGCTGGACCAGTCGGTGCGTCTGGAGCAGGCGGGCGAGGTCTCTGCCGTGCTGTCGGCCGTCAACGAAGCAGTCT CCAAACTGCAGCTGGTGGCAGTCAAGGGCGGAGCTAGTAATCAAAGCCGGCTGCAACGCTGTATGAGAAGAGCCCGCAGCCTGCAGCAACGCATgcaactgcagcagcaggactCCGAGGGAGTCAGACAgcaaccacagcagcagcaggaggaggaggaggggcagcagCTGCAAGAACAGCCCAG tgaaAAGCCTCTCTCGCTCCAAATACTTTTGACAGACAGACAATCCAACCAGTCGGCCGCCAGTCAGGACCATCCGGCCCCGCCTCTCTCTACCTGCCTTGTTAAGCCCCCCCATCCCAAACCCAGCTCTGTGGCCCATACAGGTTCACCCAGAGACAACAGCATGACTGGAGGCCCCTGCTTTGTCTTTGGGAAACCCCTCACCAACACTAGGTCCCTCCCTGCCCTGTGCGTGGACAACTTGGAGGAGGGCCCCTTGGGAGACTTGGCCCCACCCCCTCAATctgaggaggcggagcatccTCCCCAAAGGACCAGAACGGCCCCTGTCTGCATCCCAGTGAAGGCCCCggcaccacccccacccaggCCATACTCTCAAACCTCTTCACCTGTTGGCACCAATGACGGGGGCCATCCGATGATGGCGGAGTCGCCTCATTCCACCCGACACCCACATTGCATGCCCCCCGCGGCCAGCCCCAGGGTAGCCCCGCTCCCATCATCCTACCCAGCCAGGAATTGGTCCTGCTTGTATTTGGACCCACGCGATGTCGTCGATTCCCCCGTTGACCCCCCAATCAGCTCGCCTCTTTACTCAACTCAACTGGACTCCAATTCCAATGATCTCCCTCTGTCAGCCGTGAGCTGGcctgccccgcccccctcttccCCGCCCCCCAGTCAGGACCACGTAGCGGCACTGCCCGTGGAGCGCTGGGCCCAAAACGTCAATAGATACTACGgctcccagaatgcaacaggaggagggggagaggatgCGCCCTGTGAGGAGCTGTCAGAGCTGGAGTCTCTGTACCAGGCCAGTCTGCtggctcccagcatgcaccggggCAGCCGCGGAGTCAGTCCTCAACCAGCCAACAATAAACCAG GTGTGAGGAGAATGCTGTCAGGGTCTGGACGCTCCAAGACACCAACGGCTGAGATTGAGAGATCCGCCTACAGAACACCTGTTACAActcatcag TTGGCTCGAGGTGAAGACGAGAGCTACAGTGCAGCAAACCTGCGACGCATTGCACGCAGCCTGAGTGGAACCGCCATGGGGTCACGACCCCAAAGTCCCAGCTCCTCCCACAGCTGT GAGCCCCCTATGTCAAGGCCCCCCCTCAAAcactctacctcctcctcctcctcctccctcctccgtcGCCCAAGCACCTCCTCCctgcccgtcccctcctcttcctcaacctCCTTCACCACAGACCACTCCTCCTCCTACCACCACCTCCCCCAACACCACCAACCCCGAAACCACGGCCCCCcagctcctgcacctcctccacagCACCCTTCCTTGCAGACATCACGGCCACCGAACCCGGGCCCCTCCTCCTGGGGACACTCAG gagcTGGACCGAGTCTCCAGCAGCAGTTTGTGGTTGTGTCTGACAGGCATCCGTCTCTCTCTGGTCAAAGCCTCCACAATGTCGCGTTGAGTTACAGCACTCTGCCCCGGGCTCCTCGCcgagcgcctcctcctccctcctcctcctccaccgcctctcTCCCCAGGCCCAGAGCCGTCTCCGCtcccgcccccccgctgccaAGTCCACAGAGTCTCTACGCCACCCTTTCCCGCCCTCGGCGCTCTGCCACCGGTCACTACCAGCAACCATCGCTGCCCATTAATCTCAACGGCTCCGCCCgctaccccccgcccccccccaggggaCCAGTGGAGGCCCCCGCCCAGCCGCTCCGCCTGGACGTGCCCCCCGAGACCGACTGGCGCCGAGAAGCCGACTACAGGACTCTCGGCTCCTCCTGGGACCCCCGCGCCGCcagccaccaccacctccagcaccaccacctccagcaccaccagcccctccagcaccaccagcccccccaccaccaccagcccctcCAGCGGATCGGCTCCCACCAGCCCCCCCGGCCCCGTAGGGACCCCCAGCTCTGCTCGCTGTGCCAGCAGCTGCCTGCTGAGCCGCCGCGTCCCTACTGTCGCTCCTGCGGAGCGTATGTGGCTCGGTTCCGCCCGGTCAGCTGA
- the usp54a gene encoding inactive ubiquitin carboxyl-terminal hydrolase 54a isoform X8, producing MSWKRNYFASGGVSGVGGTGAGGSKGGVGMQGMLTPRTMTSIAPSKGLSNEPGQNSCFLNSALQVLWHLDIFRRSFRQLTTHKCMEDSCIFCALKSIFAQFQYSSERVLPSDALRSALAKTFQDEQRFQLGIMDDAAECFENILMRIHFHIAEETKEDICTARHCIPHQKFAMTLFEQCVCSSCGASSDPLPFIQMVHYISTTSLCNQAVKMLETREKATPGMFGELLRNASMGDLRSCPSQCGQQLRMARVLLNSPEIITIGLVWDSEQSDLAEDVIHTLGTCLRLGDLFYRVTEEKARQSELYLVGMVCYYGKHYSTFFFQTKIRRWMYFDDAHVKEIGPKWKDVVSRCIKGHYQPLLLLYADPRGTPVSVQDLPPRFDLHHLNKACYDSEDSGREQSISSDTRTDSSTESYSSRQPSHSHHESLASHYSSDSQGTVVCTERPEGALHTSLCSLDTVGETLKEQQVPRHLPKPSSSSSFSSSTSRLRDFKETMSNIIHSRPLSSSSSSSLPAAVLSSEIHSSANNHLYPATISPPCPPSSKPHDWEADSTSSESKSSCSGGAGPGRYRPAWRPRREALNIDSIFNRERRRQAGYSPLGASLLEDRGAPGGGGENSSFPAQEDASNVGPGSSWTLPTTSATRTGGGSVPGSGRGSERHADLPPPPPPPPRLIQRMESGYESSERNSSSPVSLELNVADRDCVVKKPSSSSSGPAWRNIRSKSSGALLQELSSSNRRGLATSVGRSELDDLQEEVQRRAREEEQHRRQEKEREAALGFNPRPSKYLDLDQLQIEGKGDSFERCVSEAELLLDQSVRLEQAGEVSAVLSAVNEAVSKLQLVAVKGGASNQSRLQRCMRRARSLQQRMQLQQQDSEGVRQQPQQQQEEEEGQQLQEQPSEKPLSLQILLTDRQSNQSAASQDHPAPPLSTCLVKPPHPKPSSVAHTGSPRDNSMTGGPCFVFGKPLTNTRSLPALCVDNLEEGPLGDLAPPPQSEEAEHPPQRTRTAPVCIPVKAPAPPPPRPYSQTSSPVGTNDGGHPMMAESPHSTRHPHCMPPAASPRVAPLPSSYPARNWSCLYLDPRDVVDSPVDPPISSPLYSTQLDSNSNDLPLSAVSWPAPPPSSPPPSQDHVAALPVERWAQNVNRYYGSQNATGGGGEDAPCEELSELESLYQASLLAPSMHRGSRGVSPQPANNKPGVRRMLSGSGRSKTPTAEIERSAYRTPVTTHQLARGEDESYSAANLRRIARSLSGTAMGSRPQSPSSSHSCEPPMSRPPLKHSTSSSSSSLLRRPSTSSLPVPSSSSTSFTTDHSSSYHHLPQHHQPRNHGPPAPAPPPQHPSLQTSRPPNPGPSSWGHSGAGPSLQQQFVVVSDRHPSLSGQSLHNVALSYSTLPRAPRRAPPPPSSSSTASLPRPRAVSAPAPPLPSPQSLYATLSRPRRSATGHYQQPSLPINLNGSARYPPPPPRGPVEAPAQPLRLDVPPETDWRREADYRTLGSSWDPRAASHHHLQHHHLQHHQPLQHHQPPHHHQPLQRIGSHQPPRPRRDPQLCSLCQQLPAEPPRPYCRSCGAYVARFRPVS from the exons ATGTCGTGGAAACGGAACTACTTTGCGTCCGGTGGTGTCAGCGGCGTCGGCGGAACCGGCGCTGGCGGCAGCAAAGGTGGCGTTGGGATGCAGGGGATGTTGACGCCTCGCACCATGACGTCCATCGCTCCCAGTAAAGGGCTGAGCAACGAGCCGGGACAGAACAGCTGCTTCCTGAACAGCGccctgcag GTCCTCTGGCACCTCGACATCTTCAGGCGCAGTTTCCGTCAGCTGACCACTCACAAGTGCATGGAGGATTCGTGCATCTTCTGCGCTCTGAAG AGTATCTTTGCTCAGTTCCAGTACAGCAGTGAGAGAGTTCTGCCCTCCGACGCTCTTCGCAGCGCGCTCGCCAAAACCTTCCAGGACGAGCAGCGGTTTCAGCTCGGCATCATGGACGACGCCGCCGAGTGCTTT GAAAACATCCTGATGAGGATTCACTTCCACATTGCAGAAGAGACCAAAGAAGACATCTGCACAGCCAGACACTGCATCCCACACCAGAAGTTTGCCATGACGCTGTTCGAACAG tgtgtgtgcagcagctgcGGGGCGTCCTCGGACCCTTTACCTTTCATTCAGATGGTCCACTACATCTCCACCACCTCTTTGTG taaCCAGGCAGTGAAGATGCTGGAGACGAGGGAGAAAGCGACTCCCGGCATGTTCGGGGAACTGCTGCGAAACGCCAGCATGGGAGACCTGCGCAGCTGCCCC agCCAGTGTGGCCAGCAGCTCAGGATGGCTCGCGTCCTCCTCAACAGTCCGGAGATCATCACCATCGGTCTGGTTTGGGACTCGGAGCAGTCGGACCTCGCAGAGGACGTCATTCACACCCTGGGGACCTGCCTGCGTCTCGGGGAT TTGTTTTACAGGGTGACTGAGGAGAAGGCTCGTCAGTCCGAGCTCTACCTGGTCGGCATGGTGTGTTACTACGGGAAACACTACTCCACCTTCTTTTTCCAGACAAAGATCCGACGATGGATGTACTTTGATGACGCACACGTCAAGGAG ATTGGTCCTAAGTGGAAGGACGTGGTTTCTCGCTGCATCAAGGGCCACTAccagcctctgctgctgctgtacgcCGACCCGCGGGGAACGCCGGTGTCGGTCCAGGACCTGCCCCCGCGCTTCGACCTCCATCACCTCAACAAGGCCTGTTACGACAGCGAGGACTCGG GCCGCGAGCAGTCGATCTCCAGCGACACTCGCACCGATTCGTCGACGGAGAGCTACTCGTCCCGACAGCCCTCCCACTCGCACCATGAGTCCCTGGCCAGTCACTACTCCTCTGACTCCCAGGGAACCGTCGTCTGCACCGAGCGCCCGGAAGGAGCCCTGCACACTTCGCTCTGCAGCCTGGATACCGTAG gaGAGACTTTGAAGGAGCAACAGGTTCCTCGTCACCTCCCCaaaccttcctcctcctcctccttctcatcctcaACCAGTCGCCTCAGAGACTTCAAAGAGACCATGAGCAACATCATCCACAGCCgacccctctcctcctcgtcctcctcatctttACCGGCTGCCGTCCTCTCCTCTGAAATCCACTCCTCCGCCAACAACCACCTCTATCCTGCCACCATTTCACCTCCCTGCCCTCCCTCTAGTAAACCGCATGACTGGGAGGCCGACAGCACCAGCAGCGAGTCCAAGTCCAGCTGCTCGGGCGGAGCCGGTCCTGGGAGGTACCGGCCAGCATGGAGGCCCCGCAGGGAGGCGCTCAACATCGACAGCATCTTCAATCGCGAGAGGCGGAGGCAGGCGGGGTACAGCCCGCTCGGAGCGTCACTGCTCGAGGACCGCGGGGCtccgggaggagggggagaaaactCCTCCTTCCCGGCCCAGGAGGACGCGAGCAACGTCGGGCCGGGCTCCTCCTGGACTCTTCCCACCACCTCCGCCACCCGTACAGGAGGTGGCAGTGTGCCTGGAAGTGGCAGGGGCAGTGAACGACATGCAGACttgcctccgcctcctccccctcctcccaggCTGATTCAGAGGATGGAGAGCGGATATGAGAGCAGCGAGAGGAACAGCAGCAGCCCAGTCAGCCTGGAACTGAACGTGGCCGACAG GGACTGCGTTGTGAAGaagccttcttcctcttcctcaggacCTGCATGGAGGAACATCAGGTCAAAGAGCAGTGGAGCATTGCTGCAGGAACTCAGTTCCTCCAACAGGAGAGGCCTCG CGACATCCGTTGGCCGCAGCGAGCTGGacgacctgcaggaggaggtgcagaggagagcaagggaggaggagcagcatcgCCGGCAGGAGAAGGAAAGGGAGGCGGCGCTCGGCTTCAACCCCCGACCCAGCAAATACTTGGACCTGGACCAGCTACAGATcgaag gtaaAGGCGATAGCTTTGAGAGATGTGTGTCAGAGGCGGAGCTTCTGCTGGACCAGTCGGTGCGTCTGGAGCAGGCGGGCGAGGTCTCTGCCGTGCTGTCGGCCGTCAACGAAGCAGTCT CCAAACTGCAGCTGGTGGCAGTCAAGGGCGGAGCTAGTAATCAAAGCCGGCTGCAACGCTGTATGAGAAGAGCCCGCAGCCTGCAGCAACGCATgcaactgcagcagcaggactCCGAGGGAGTCAGACAgcaaccacagcagcagcaggaggaggaggaggggcagcagCTGCAAGAACAGCCCAG tgaaAAGCCTCTCTCGCTCCAAATACTTTTGACAGACAGACAATCCAACCAGTCGGCCGCCAGTCAGGACCATCCGGCCCCGCCTCTCTCTACCTGCCTTGTTAAGCCCCCCCATCCCAAACCCAGCTCTGTGGCCCATACAGGTTCACCCAGAGACAACAGCATGACTGGAGGCCCCTGCTTTGTCTTTGGGAAACCCCTCACCAACACTAGGTCCCTCCCTGCCCTGTGCGTGGACAACTTGGAGGAGGGCCCCTTGGGAGACTTGGCCCCACCCCCTCAATctgaggaggcggagcatccTCCCCAAAGGACCAGAACGGCCCCTGTCTGCATCCCAGTGAAGGCCCCggcaccacccccacccaggCCATACTCTCAAACCTCTTCACCTGTTGGCACCAATGACGGGGGCCATCCGATGATGGCGGAGTCGCCTCATTCCACCCGACACCCACATTGCATGCCCCCCGCGGCCAGCCCCAGGGTAGCCCCGCTCCCATCATCCTACCCAGCCAGGAATTGGTCCTGCTTGTATTTGGACCCACGCGATGTCGTCGATTCCCCCGTTGACCCCCCAATCAGCTCGCCTCTTTACTCAACTCAACTGGACTCCAATTCCAATGATCTCCCTCTGTCAGCCGTGAGCTGGcctgccccgcccccctcttccCCGCCCCCCAGTCAGGACCACGTAGCGGCACTGCCCGTGGAGCGCTGGGCCCAAAACGTCAATAGATACTACGgctcccagaatgcaacaggaggagggggagaggatgCGCCCTGTGAGGAGCTGTCAGAGCTGGAGTCTCTGTACCAGGCCAGTCTGCtggctcccagcatgcaccggggCAGCCGCGGAGTCAGTCCTCAACCAGCCAACAATAAACCAG GTGTGAGGAGAATGCTGTCAGGGTCTGGACGCTCCAAGACACCAACGGCTGAGATTGAGAGATCCGCCTACAGAACACCTGTTACAActcatcag TTGGCTCGAGGTGAAGACGAGAGCTACAGTGCAGCAAACCTGCGACGCATTGCACGCAGCCTGAGTGGAACCGCCATGGGGTCACGACCCCAAAGTCCCAGCTCCTCCCACAGCTGT GAGCCCCCTATGTCAAGGCCCCCCCTCAAAcactctacctcctcctcctcctcctccctcctccgtcGCCCAAGCACCTCCTCCctgcccgtcccctcctcttcctcaacctCCTTCACCACAGACCACTCCTCCTCCTACCACCACCTCCCCCAACACCACCAACCCCGAAACCACGGCCCCCcagctcctgcacctcctccacagCACCCTTCCTTGCAGACATCACGGCCACCGAACCCGGGCCCCTCCTCCTGGGGACACTCAG gagcTGGACCGAGTCTCCAGCAGCAGTTTGTGGTTGTGTCTGACAGGCATCCGTCTCTCTCTGGTCAAAGCCTCCACAATGTCGCGTTGAGTTACAGCACTCTGCCCCGGGCTCCTCGCcgagcgcctcctcctccctcctcctcctccaccgcctctcTCCCCAGGCCCAGAGCCGTCTCCGCtcccgcccccccgctgccaAGTCCACAGAGTCTCTACGCCACCCTTTCCCGCCCTCGGCGCTCTGCCACCGGTCACTACCAGCAACCATCGCTGCCCATTAATCTCAACGGCTCCGCCCgctaccccccgcccccccccaggggaCCAGTGGAGGCCCCCGCCCAGCCGCTCCGCCTGGACGTGCCCCCCGAGACCGACTGGCGCCGAGAAGCCGACTACAGGACTCTCGGCTCCTCCTGGGACCCCCGCGCCGCcagccaccaccacctccagcaccaccacctccagcaccaccagcccctccagcaccaccagcccccccaccaccaccagcccctcCAGCGGATCGGCTCCCACCAGCCCCCCCGGCCCCGTAGGGACCCCCAGCTCTGCTCGCTGTGCCAGCAGCTGCCTGCTGAGCCGCCGCGTCCCTACTGTCGCTCCTGCGGAGCGTATGTGGCTCGGTTCCGCCCGGTCAGCTGA